One genomic segment of Tachyglossus aculeatus isolate mTacAcu1 chromosome 17, mTacAcu1.pri, whole genome shotgun sequence includes these proteins:
- the SRR gene encoding serine racemase: MCAQYCISLADVEKAQANIHRLIHLTPVLTSSILDELAGRRLFFKCELFQKTGSFKIRGALNALKGLTAGSLREGEKPKAVVTHSSGNHGQALTFAAKLEGIPAYVVVPRTAPPCKKAAIQSYGATVVDCEPSDESRTAVASRVVQETEGTLVHPNQEPAVIAGQGTIALEVLQQVPLVDALVVPVGGGGMISGIAVTVKALRPTVKVFAAEPCNADDCFQSKLRGELIPNPHPPDTIADGVKSSLGTNTWPIIRDFVDEVFTVTEEEIMQATKLVWERMKLFIEPTAGVGVAAVLSEQFQAVAPEVKNICIVLSGGNADLTSLTWLKHCRDQEAGSC; this comes from the exons ATGTGTGCTCAGTATTGCATCTCACTGGCTGACGTTGAAAAAGCACAAGCCAACATTCACCGCCTCATCCACCTCACACCTGTCCTAACCAGCTCCATTCTGGATGAATTGGCTGGCCGCAGACTTTTCTTCAAATGTGAGCTCTTCCAAAAGACTGGGTCCTTCAAG ATTCGTGGAGCCCTTAATGCACTCAAGGGTTTGACTGCCGGCTCtctcagagaaggggagaaaccTAAAGCTGTTGTGACTCATAGCAGTGGGAACCATGGACAAGCTCTCACCTTTGCAGCCAAATTGGAAG GAATTCCTGCCTATGTGGTGGTTCCCCGCACGGCTCCACCCTGTAAGAAAGCTGCAATCCAGAGCTATGGGGCCACGGTggtggactgtgaacccagtgatgAG TCCCGAACAGCGGTGGCATCAAGGGTGGTGCAGGAGACTGAAGGCACCTTGGTGCACCCAAATCAGGAACCTGCTGTGATTGCCGGCCAGGGCACCATTGCCCTTGAAGTCCTTCAGCAG GTTCCTCTAGTGGATGCCCTGGTGGTGCCCGTTGGAGGTGGTGGCATGATTTCTGGAATTGCAGTCACAGTCAAG GCCCTGAGACCCACCGTAAAGGTGTTTGCTGCTGAGCCGTGCAATGCTGATGACTGCTTCCAGTCCAAGCTGAGAGGGGAATTGATCCCTAACCCTCATCCCCCAGACACCATCGCCGACGGCGTCAAATCCAGCCTCGGTACCAATACCTGGCCCATCATTCGAGACTTTGTGGATGAAGTCTTTACTGTAACTGAGGAAGAAATCATG CAAGCAACCAAACTTGTGTGGGAGAGGATGAAGTTATTTATCGAACCGACTGCCGGGGTCGGAGTGGCTGCTGTGCTGTCCGAGCAGTTTCAAGCCGTTGCCCCAGAGGTTAAGAACATCTGCATCGTGCTGAGTGGTGGGAATGCAGATTTGACCTCCCTGACCTGGCTTAAGCATTGCAGAGACCAAGAGGCTGGCAGCTGCTAA